Proteins from a genomic interval of Colletotrichum higginsianum IMI 349063 chromosome 6, whole genome shotgun sequence:
- a CDS encoding Actin-like protein, with protein MTDSLHNAPIVLDNGSGTIRAGFAGDDLPKCYFPSFVGRPKHLRVLAGALEGEVFIGQKAATELRGLLKIRYPLEHGIVTDWDDMEKIWEYVYGEGLKTLSEEHPVLLTEPPLNPRSNRDTAAQILFETFNVPALYTSIQAVLSLYASGRTTGIVLDSGDGVSHAVPVYEGFAMPSSIRRIDVAGRDVTEYMQTLLRKSGYVFHTSAEKEVVRLIKESVTYVAQDPRKEEKEWANRADPAKGVEYALPDGHKLKIGAERFRAPEILFDPEIIGLEYPGVHQIVVDAINRTDLDLRKSLYSNIVLSGGSTLTRGFGDRLLTELQRLAVKDMRIKIFAPPERKYSTWIGGSILAGLSTFRKMWVSIDDWHENPDIIHTKLT; from the exons ATGACGGATTCTCTTCATAACGCGCCCATTGTCCTCGACAATGGCTCCGGCACGATCCGCGCCGGTTTCGCGGGCGACGACCTACCGAAGTGCTACTTCCCCTCGTTCGTTGGCCGTCCCAAGCACCTGAGAGTGCTCGCTGGCGctctcgagggcgaggtctTCATCGGgcagaaggcggcgacggagctCAGGGGCCTGCTGAAAATCAGGTACCCGTTGGAGCACGGCATTGTGACGGACTGGGACGACATGGAAAAAATCTGGGAATACGTATACGGCGAAGGACTCAAGACGCTTAGCGAAGAG CACCCCGTCCTCCTGACTGAGCCCCCCCTCAACCCTCGCAGCAACCGCGACACCGCGGCTCAAATCCTCTTCGAGACCTTCAACGTCCCCGCCCTGTACACATCAATCCAGGCCGTCCTGTCATTATATGCCAGCGGTCGGACGACGGGTATCGTCCTTGACTCGGGAGATGGCGTGTCGCACGCGGTGCCGGTGTACGAGGGGTTCGCCATGCCGAGCAGCATCCGACGGATAGACGTGGCCGGACGCGATGTGACGGAGTACATGCAGACGCTGCTGCGAAAGAGCGGCTACGTTTTCCACACGagcgccgagaaggaggttgTGAGGCTCATCAAGGAGTCCGTCACGTACGTGGCGCAAGATCcgaggaaggaggaaaaggagtGGGCCAACAGGGCGGACCCAGCCAAGGGCGTAGAATATGCCCTCCCAGACGGACACAAGCTCAAG ATCGGCGCGGAACGCTTCAGGGCGCCGGAGATTCTCTTCGACCCCGAGATCATCGGCCTCGAGTATCCCGGCGTGCACCagatcgtcgtcgacgccatcaaccGGACGGACCTCGACCTGCGCAAGTCGCTGTACAGCAACATTGTGCTCTCTGGCGGCAGCACGCTGACGAGGGGCTTCGGCGACCGGCTGCTGACGGAGCTGCAGAGGCTGGCCGTCAAGGACATGAGGATAAAGATCTTTGCGCCGCCTGAGCGCAAGTACTCCACGTGGATCGGAGGGAGTATCCTGGCTGGTCTCAGCACCTTCCGCAAG ATGTGGGTGAGCATTGACGACTGGCACGAGAACCCGGATATCATTCACACCAAACTTACGTGA
- a CDS encoding GPI biosynthesis protein family Pig-F: MPLVDTVTMSTPSSKVASDAGKPKDGLYPVHPLTSPVAQVVRHVQPVLLSGLFLAQFGSLVADPVPALYSSLPIVAAIQVVYAFVSLPAAGSQSAKPSRKPRPGEKKKAENTGPNPFIAIFLSLLLAVLVTPAIHIVLVLFGAPFLTHFLHTLLCSANIALLSLFPLFYAHGVEANTWVAIASASAPLDETYGGLVGGLLGAWLGAVPIPLDWDREWQKWPVTILCGLYAGHILGKTIGGTLAFGKKMASSAESDE; the protein is encoded by the exons ATGCCACTAGTCGACACCGTGACAAtgtcgacgccatcatcaaAGGTCGCTTCCGATGCGGGCAAACCGAAAGACGGGCTGTACCCCGTCCACCCCCTGACGAGCCCTGTCGCGCAGGTCGTCCGACATGTACAGCCGGTGCTGCTCTccggcctcttcctcgcgcAGTTTGGGTCATTGGTGGCCGACCCCGTGCCGGCTCTGTACAGCTCCCTCCCGATCGTCGCCGCGATCCAGGTCGTCTATGCCTTTGTCAGTCTACCCGCGGCGGGGTCCCAAAGCGCGAAGCCCTCGAGGAAGCCTCGGCCTggtgagaagaagaaggctgaAAACACGGGACCGAACCCTTTTATT GCCATATTCCTgtctctcctcctcgccgtcctcgtcacgCCAGCCATCCACATCGTGCTCGTCCTCTTCGGTGCCCCCTTCCTGACGCACTTTCTTCACACGCTCCTCTGCTCCGCGAACATCGCCCTCCTGTcgcttttccctctcttctaCGCTCACGGAGTCGAAGCGAACACATGGGTAGCTATTGCTAGCGCATCTGCGCCGTTGGACGAGACATACGGCGGTCTGGTCGGAGGTCTGTTGGGTGCGTGGCTCGGCGCAGtccccatccccctcgaCTGGGACCGCGAATGGCAGAAGTGGCCCGTCACGATCCTGTGCGGCCTCTACGCTGGCCACATCCTCGGCAAGACGATTGGTGGCACATTGGCATTTGGCAAGAAGATGGCTAGCTCCGCAGAAAGCGACGAATAA